Sequence from the Magallana gigas chromosome 4, xbMagGiga1.1, whole genome shotgun sequence genome:
CAAATTTGAAACAACACAAATTTCCTTTTGCTTATGCGTTTTAGGTTTAACAataacagacagacagacagtcaCATTGAATATAATTAGTATAATTATACTAATGCTTATTTTCAAGCAGTGTCTATTCAAGGAAGCACTGATCAAATAGAACTATCCGATAATGCCAAATTACAGTCAAAAAATAAATCCATACTCTATAGTTCCGGATGGATAGCGTAATAGCAATGTGTTATGTCTAGTTtatgttttagctcacctgagctgaaagctgaaGTGAGCTATTCTGTCACATTTGGTCTGTTGTCTGTCTGtagacttttcacattttcaacatcttctcatgaaccacttggccaatttcaactaaacttggcacaaagcatcctttgacatagggaattcaaagttgtaaatttAGAGACCACGCTTCTTTCCCAAGggaaataattaagaattattaaaaaaattcgagaaattttacatagaaatgtaaaggaatgtatagagtaaatcttgaaaaatcttcttctcagaaaggtatcagccaggaaagctgacatgggaacatcctcaggtagtgtatattaaaagttgtaaaaaatcatgaccccgggggtagggtggggctacaatgggggtcaaaattttacatcggaatatatagagtaaatctttaaaaatcttcttcccaaaaaGCAATCAAACAGGAAAGCCGAAACTTACGTGGAAACATTGTCAGGtagtgaaaattcaaaattgtgaaaaccatggTTTGGCCACAATTGAGGGGGGTGGGGTCAAATTTCaatctaaaaatatatagagtaaatctttaaatattttcttctcagaaaccattcaGCAAGGAAACCTTAAACTTATGATgaagcaacttcaggtagtgtagattcaaagttgtgaaaatcatgaccccatggggtagggtggggcaacagtGGGGGGGGGTCGAATCTTTACATACTAGGAATATAgagattaaatctttaaagatcttcttctcagaaagcaATCCACCAGAAAAACTGAAACTTACGTGGAGGCATCGTAAGGTAGTGCAAATTTAAAGTTGATAAAATTATGACCCcagggggtaaggtggggccacaatgggggaggggAGAGGCTCAAATTTCAACATAGGATTgaatagagtaaatatttaagaaatattttcctTAGAACaattcagccaggaaagctgaaacttatgtggaagcatcctcaggtagtgtagaatcaagGTTGTGAAGTTTTTAACTCCCGAGGGTTGGGTGGAGCCacggtggggggagggggttgaattttacataggaatatataaagtaaatctttaaaaatcttctcagtaAACCATTaggtcaggaaagctgaaacttgtgtggaagcattctctggtagtgtagattcaaagctgtgaaaatcattaccccgggggtaggatgaaGCCACAATGGAGAGTTGAATGAAAGGACGGGGTAATTGAAGAgaagtatttgtaattgagtttaattaattacattttaaaagtaattaagtGGGGACACAATGTGGAGTCGacgttcagagtttgatgtagttTTTTATCCTTTATATAAGCAAAAGGgtttttttgagaactgcaatgctgaatgtgATATAACTATAAAAGCATCCTGTTCGAAAAGGGACGTGATTATATAAAGAAATTAGAATATCCAGGAGGAAACAGACAGTTTATACAggttctacatgtattataccaaattgtccagatattttgtataatgaGTCCATGAAACtgactttattgttaattgtttattgttgcctattgttgctcaggtgagcgatgtggcctgctggcctcttgtttgttgtgttgcgtttaaaaaaaaagagcttATGATTTTCGTCAGGACAGGTAGTCGATTCAACACTTTTTTCattgttataaaatatatacgTAAAGTCACTTTATCAAACTGACCATTTGCTAAAACAAATTCAATACAAACTCCTttgtattaaacatttttaatgaaaaacaacaGAAGATGGCAACAACGTTGACCAGATCATTCTATGGAGTATGTTGGTAATCCTCTCGATACTTGTTACTGTTGTGATTAGTCTTTTCGTTCAGAGGTAAGTCAATACGCTAATTATACGTCTTCTAAACCAAAATAGACCATCAATAAAAACCTCATATACaacttctattttttatattataatattctaACAAGAAATCTTTTAGCAAGAAAAAAGGAAATCCAATCATAGAAAACGCTGAGGACAATGACACCAATATAGAACTCCACAGAGAGATCTCCACACACGAGTCTGACCTTGTGGAGATTGTGGAGGACAATCCTGATGACGTAGAGGAGGAAATCATCACCGTAGAATAAAATAACCTGACGTCACAGAGGGTGTCTATAAATAAGTTCATCGAGGATTTGCCGAGCAGAATAAATAACGGTGCCTTGGAGGGAGAGTTCAATGTataaatcattatatattttgaGATTACGCTTAACTGGTTTTTGCACAGAAATCTTTGTTgtgatgttttaaatttatctttataGGATCTTCCAAGAGGACTATTGGAATCATATTCGAACGCGTGGAAGACTTACaacagaaacaaaaacagataTAAAGGAATCTACCCGTGTAAGTATATTCTCTAAAGCATTGAATTCAAGATTTTAGTTATATGTTAAGAATTACGAACAAACAAACATGTACATCCTGTGATAAGAATTTTACAAAAGCCTAAAACAATATACAAGTGAAGTATTATTGatgatatttaattatatagGAATGTCTTTGATTTAGAAATCATAAAGAAAGTAATATACAGCATGTTAGATGAATGTAGCTAACCTAACTCTCTGTTATTCCATGATAGAACTCTATGtttcatgtaaaaattatatTCCAGGCTGATcacatatatgtataatgtCTGCAGTACTGCACTGGATACCAccgatttcaaataaataaactatataTCTATTGATAAAATATACTAAGGACAATCCTGCAGGTTCTGAAGTACTCCAAACATTTAGGaaagaaaacttttataaaataatgttcgaaaatagaatgttacagacaataattaaaaacattttcattctgCTTGATCTGAAGTTATCCTCCCTTTCAGATGATCACAATTGTGTTAAGCTGACAAGAGATGACGATGATACCAAGGGATATGTCAACGCATCCTACATACACGTTAGTtagatatgcatgaaataatGGTTTATTAatcttttcatgttttaataCACCAGTATTTCTTTCTAATATAGTAAATTCTTTATACATTAAGTAACtgttgtttctttttaataattatttataagaaaacACCTTCTGTAGGGCTATGGAAAAGAAAAGGCATATATTGCAGCACAAGGTAatacttttataaattttcttaatttcgtaataataaataatgattttttcattggtATAAATTATAAAAGGCATTAGGTGTTAATTTACATAATAAACAAAACGATAACTCGCACAAAGCTACACTTGTATGGtttacacaaataaaaaaaatagccatCAACGTGAGAATGCTTTTAATCAATATGTTTTCCTTTTTCAAAATACCTAACAGCAAAGTATTTTATAGGTCCTTTTAATCCAAGAACGTTAGAAGATTTTTGGGGAGTTTTTTGGCAAAACGACTGCACAAGAATCGTTATGCTTACAAATTTGTACGAAGGAGATAAGGTAACTTGTTTgttgaaattttagaaaatgttttaaatgttctgTATTAAAccactttttattttatgatttaacatTTGTGACTAATctgtataaagaaaataagaaaacttGCCTCAATATGGAACATTCTCATGATAAGAAACGTTAAATAAAtaacttaattttgtttttattttcccaaGTCGTTACGTTATACTTTGTTTATAATGCTCTTATCAGTTTCACCTTGACACTGATATTTGGTTGTGTTTCATAGATGAAATGTTTGAAGTACTGGCCAGATACAGAACTAAATATTGGTCCATATACCATTGAGTTGGACGGTATGGATGTGTTTGACTCGTACACAGTGCGGTATTTGACGGTAAAGTACCAGGTCTGTATTTTCTCTCTTAATTGATATCGTaaaattttttcttaattcctttatttgatatgaaaaattgacaaattaTATGCATAATCAATATGTAAGACAGTAAGTAAAATCAAGCTTATACCTGCTTGATATCTTAAACATATTCCAATCGAGAAAAGACAATCACAGTGTTTTTTTAGTAGTATGatataatgatattgttttccctcggactgaaatgtcacatttccaTTGGTTTAAATATGACACGTAACTTCCaaatacattttaatgttttgctGGTAAGGATTTATATTTGGTGATATGGCAGACGCTTTGCCTAGATCTTCTAATCACGTCATGATACAGAAACCATGACCGCATTTATAAGtactttttattttgcttttaaaatttctttaaaaatagagTAGTTGCCTTTtgaaataatgtcattttttgtgTCTGTGGCAGAATAAATTTAAGGCATCGAGATCATGTCTCAAGACACGGTCCGAAGTTAGCACAGCTCTCTCCTATTCATGGCTGTTTGAACACAAAGTATCGTCAAGTTGAATATCCCGCGCCTTCTCTTACGTCACGTTTTAACTTGTTTTCATTCTACACGTAGTTCGCTGTTACTGCATCAAcagtaaatatcatattttgtgTAAACTGTGATTAGAGATAAAAGATCGTATCAAAGTGCTATCTCTTACTATGGTTTACTCGCATAAAATCACGGCCATTTGCCAGAGAATCGTACAAAATGGCCATGGCTTCAGAGGATGAGTCGAGATTTGCTCAAACATCTGCGGAGAAAAAGAAAGTGAAaactttttttggtaaatattacaaaaaccGTTGAAAGTGACCAAGAGTGCAGCGAAGATTCCTAGACTATTTAGTAGTTGAAACTGGGGTTTAATTGGAATTTGAAAGAAAGACTGGGTGACATGTAGGGCAACTTTTACATGGATCCTCCGGCGAACAAAACACTAATTACGTTTGATATTTCGTCTCTCCGTCTATGACTCATCAATTTGATATATGTCCGAAGTCAGTCAGTAGCCTTATAGACCTTATAGAAACACTGCAGATTTATTAATGGTTGctttgatattgttatgtacatTAACTTTTCATATTTGCAAATATCACATTCCATAGGAGGAAGTGAAAAAAGTGACACAATTCCACTTTACGGCCTGGCCTGACAAGTCCGTCCCAGAAGATGTGACCTCGTTGATCAGCTTCCGGAATCTCGTAAGGAGTGGCCTAACGTCTTCAGATGGACCAATAGTTGTTCACTGCAGGTACATTTGCCACTTGTAAATCCTCGTTATATATTGAATGTCAAGATGATATGTGGACTGTCATAAAAAGTAATTGCCTGAATTATTCTACATCATTAAATATACATAACTAAAAAAGTTAATTGCATGATTTTATATTACTTACAAGAatgacttacatgtatgtttattgtggttttttctttcttctaaAATCAAGTTCCATGAtaggaaaaaaatctttgagatggttgacagattgttattgtcattttatcatttttacaaaatatttctagcttgctttaaagctttatttaatattttagacAAAACTATTGATGTTTCATGCAGTGATTAAATttgatttatgtattttaagCGCTGGAATTGGTAGAACCGGTACATTTATCGCCATCGATTATCTTCTGGAAGAGGGAGCTGTTGAGCAAACTGTTGACGTCAAGGGATACGTCATTTCACTTCGACATCAAAGAGGGAAATCCATTCAGACATACGTACGTTTActcaaatttacaatttttttttcagacgttGATAACTTTTTGTATGGAATCCTCTTTATGAAACGTGTAGTATCTAATTCTTTTACACGACTCTATAAACAGTTATAAAACATCATGTAAGAGTGTATCATACAATTTGTACATAAAAAGTGTGTTGTTGGGGAGTTTTATTGGCTCGCTGTGTATGtaccttaaaatattttatcaaatcagCAGAAAGCAACCAGataaaaaataagtatatttGACTAATTAATAGACAAATATAGGCCATTTAAAaagcttttttaattaaattcaaaaaatataaacaaaagactTAAACAGATATCAAACTTTAAATCTTCAATACacaagcccaatactttaaccactgagcaaGACGATAATTTCGCAAAGCATTTATATCGCCAGTGTGACGTAGtgtcataaaaagtataaaCCTCGAGGTAAAGAGCTACCTGAATATTCATAATACATACATAAAACCAGCATAAAAATTAACTAAACGATCAATTATTTTATGTCATTTCTCTAACATTTCGATGTCAACTACTACATTTACAGTTACCATAGAATCGCTATCATACTGTGTCAgtcttaatattatttttaacttcATAAACTGATAGTTATGacggtacatgtatcaattacaGGAACAGTACGTCTTTCTCCACGACGCTGTTGTTGAGGGTTTCACTAACACCATTTGTCAACAAAGCTATCTAGATGTGTTATGATGGACGGATCAGCTACGACGTCGAATAAATCTGTTCATCTTTGAAATGCAAAGGAATGATAATGATCTTACAAAAGAAACCCAGTTTTAAGATTATCAGAACATTGTATTTCAACATTGTTTAACAAATCTACAGAAGTTAATATTGCTGCCATATTTTTTGCTGTTCGTTTTGTCAAAATTGTGTTGCGAATAACGGATCAATAAACAGTTGTATGCCTTCTATAAAGAATACATAAAGGATCTGTTGTCAAATGTCCAGGTTAAGCATGTTTAATTTAATGTCATCTTTAACAACATGATTTTGCATTGTTCAATTGCGTCATgtaatttttagcaaaatacGTCACTCAATCACCCTAAATTGTCCTTATATTCgttttacaatttataagttgctTTCATTGAAAGTTCACAAATTGTTTCAAGTCTAACTTTAGAATATCACGTTTGgatttcttttttgaattttacgcTCACGTTTTGTATCCACGTCTTCTTGTCAGTATAGTCATAGCCGAAGAAATGTCAGTAATTATCATAGATAATTGGTGAACACAATGAACATAGAAAAACGCcggttatttacatgtaatgcgTTAACTTTAGATGTTGTCTGACAAGTTCCTTGACCATTCCtgcttattttcatttttagtaACCTAAAGTCTCGGCAaaggtttattttttgttgactttttttttccTGTTCATACAAGTATTGCCAttggattataaaaaaaaaggacaCAGTAACATTGAGAAATAcacattataataaaaatcttactaaaagcaaaaatataacaaCTGCATCAATGTTTATGTCTACTCTTTTCAGGGAGTATGCATAGTTACATTGTTAATGCCTAAATAGTCAAGTTATTCTTAGTACAATATATTTGCTACCCgtttaaaatgttaatagacAGACCAACATGTGGACAGACTACTATATGATTTTTCTAGTTTTAGGTATTTCAAGTCAGGTCctaattatttaaattgaaataaatgtctgttgcatgaaaaaatgacaataatacAATCTGTCAATTGCGTGAGTGTTATCTTATGAATAATGTCAAGAGTAATAGTATCATGAATGACTAACGTATTACACATATGTAAGACAtgattatatttcatttcagcAACTgttaaacatatacatgttttttcatataaccAATATGTAGTTTAGCAGACATGCGCAACGGGAGCTGgcgacattttttttcttgcaccTATATTATTGTAAGGGAAACAAAACCATCGTACATCGCAATAACAGTCGAATGTTTATTTGCTAAAGACCACAGTagttaacaaatttttaaaacagttttgtaaatatgataaGTCAGTTTATTCTTTGTTATAACATGACAACTTATAtaaatttcttcattttgtaGGATAAAAAGAACTTGTCCTATCGTATCTATGATAATTAGCGCCTATTGCAATTGCTTTCATGACCTTCTACGTCATAGGTCAAATTCCTCTCCTTCTTTATGGTACCTCCAACGGATGTTACTTAAACAAAGGGCATACAACTCTCAAAACGACACCCCCGTTCCATTGTTCGACTCCCTTTAGACATGTTAGCCGTTTTGGTTTCAAGCAATTAAACTTTAAATGGTATAAATCAATACTTTATCCGTTTAtgaaatcaatttgtttttagtgAAAAGTGCCCAATAGTAAAGATATATACACTGTAGAGGAACGAACGATAACTATTGCTTTGGTATGCGATGTAAACAAAGGGAACGCACGTGGTCTAAATATTACGCTGGGaagataattcattttttgtgcAGGAATAATTAATAGATGCGCAAgtaatgatttgttttaagAACAACGATTTGtaaagtttttatttgaaaaaggaAGATTAGAATGATAGAATCATTTGCTCCGCGCAATAATTTAACACATTTCAGATAGTTGCTAATTAAAACAACAGGTAGTGATtgggtgagggggggggggtcataagGATCCCAGCGGCAGTTTTTGCACaagctaaaaataaagagaatTAGGACAATTCAATGTTTCTAAAGAGAACGTTATTGGACAAGATTATCAAATActtacatatgtatattttgttatatttatgaACAGAGATATTTTCTTAAACTGAAATCTTATTTCTAACGTCTTGAACATTAACATGAACAATGAGGTTGCATTTACTCTTGCGAAGATTATATATCT
This genomic interval carries:
- the LOC105337813 gene encoding tyrosine-protein phosphatase non-receptor type 7-like; translation: MLTNLYEGDKMKCLKYWPDTELNIGPYTIELDGMDVFDSYTVRYLTVKYQEEVKKVTQFHFTAWPDKSVPEDVTSLISFRNLVRSGLTSSDGPIVVHCSAGIGRTGTFIAIDYLLEEGAVEQTVDVKGYVISLRHQRGKSIQTYEQYVFLHDAVVEGFTNTICQQSYLDVL